The following coding sequences are from one Anolis sagrei isolate rAnoSag1 chromosome 6, rAnoSag1.mat, whole genome shotgun sequence window:
- the PPP1R3E gene encoding protein phosphatase 1 regulatory subunit 3E, whose protein sequence is MACAPPSPLTPGNIPRNLSYIAGLYERAYYRTARPSLAEDSGTEGSESESEGRPRGRPRRRRHLFGGHKRRGRRRTRSAPARGRSRGPSRSRSPGTRKRVRFADSLGLELTSVRQFWPNDLPQVPERVHTQLRRDSLSHFAPCLPFSPPVKDPLSLQCLLEPTFLDPLSMPDFSQRLLAQCVLLEGARAEGSCVSGTIRVLNLAYEKRVSVRYTWDYWATRHDARASYAAPAGRGRDHADRFAFRLLLPVPLPPGVFLEFALCYVVGGKEFWDNNEGRNYSFRPPPCVDEEEEPPSPTQDCCETGWIHFL, encoded by the exons ATGGCCTGTGCCCCACCATCACCTCTGACCCCTGGCAATATCCCTCGCAACCTCAGCTACATTGCAGGCCTCTATGAGCGAGCCTACTACCGCACCGCCCGCCCAAGTCTGGCCGAGGACTCGGGCACCGAAGGCTCTGAATCGGAGTCAGAGGGCAGGCCCCGGGGCCGACCCCGCAGGCGCCGGCACCTCTTTGGGGGCCACAAGAGGAGGGGAAGGCGTCGGACCCGCTCGGCCCCAGCCCGGGGAAGGAGTAGGGGGCCCTCGCGGAGCCGCAGCCCAGGGACACGCAAGAGGGTCCGCTTCGCTGACTCCCTGGGCCTCGAGTTGACCAGCGTCCGGCAGTTCTGGCCCAACGATCTCCCACAAGTGCCGGAGCGTGTCCACACCCAGCTAAGGCGGGATTCACTCAGCCATTTTGCCCCTTGCCTGCCTTTTTCCCCGCCAGTAAAG GATCCTTTGAGCCTTCAGTGCCTGCTGGAACCCACCTTCCTGGATCCCCTAAGCATGCCAGATTTCTCCCAACGCCTCCTGGCGCAATGTGTGCTGCTGGAAGGAGCCCGGGCCGAGGGATCCTGTGTCTCCGGCACCATCCGGGTGCTCAACTTGGCCTATGAGAAACGGGTCTCCGTCCGTTACACTTGGGACTACTGGGCCACCAGGCATGATGCCCGAGCCTCCTACGCCGCCCCTGCAGGCCGGGGCCGAGACCATGCCGACCGTTTTGCCTTCCGCTTGCTGCTGCCCGTCCCGCTCCCTCCGGGGGTCTTTCTGGAGTTTGCCCTGTGCTACGTGGTGGGTGGGAAGGAGTTCTGGGACAACAACGAAGGTCGAAACTATTCCTTCCGTCCCCCGCCTTGCGTGGACGAGGAAGAGGAGCCCCCCAGTCCCACTCAGGATTGCTGTGAGACAGGGTGGATACACTTCCTATAA